The following is a genomic window from Chryseobacterium sp. StRB126.
AAGATACGGTAGGAGCATGGAATCCGTAATCCATTAATCTCTTCGCCACATCAGCTACCTCAATTCCTAAAGATTTGAACTGACGGAAATCTACGATACACTCGTGAGCTACTCTTCCATTTTCGTTTGAATACAAGATTGGGAAATGCTCAGCTAAAATTTCTTTAAGGTAGTTAGCATTCATAATCGCATGACCTGTAGCTTTTTTCAAGCCATCTGTTCCTAACATCTTGATATAAGCGTAAGAAATGTTTAGGATCAATCCTGAACCGTAAGGTGCTGCAGAAATACCATCGATTGCTTCTTTAGTTCCGATTTTAATGTTCGCGTTAGAAGGAAGGAATGGTACTAAGTGTTTAGCCACACAAATTGGACCTACTCCAGGACCTCCACCTCCGTGAGGAATCGCAAAAGTCTTGTGAAGGTTTAGGTGACAAACGTCTGCTCCGATGTTTCCTGGACTTGTAAATCCTACCTGAGCGTTCATGTTCGCACCATCCATGTACACCTGTCCTCCGTGCTCGTGGATCAAGTTTGTAATTTCTTTAATGTTAGCATCAAAGAATCCGTAAGTAGACGGATATGTAATCATTACAGCAGATAAGTTTGCTGAATGTAATTCTGTTTTAGCTTTTAGATCTTCGAAGTCGATTTCCCCGTTTTCAAGGTTTTTCACAACTACGATTTTCATTCCTGCCATAGCAGCAGAAGCCGGGTTTGTTCCGTGTGCAGACTGAGGAATCAATACTACATTTCTGTGGTGGTCTCCTCTTGAAATATGGTATTCTCTGATGACCATTAATCCTGCATATTCTCCCTGAGCTCCAGAGTTTGGCTGTAATGAAGTTCCCGCGAAACCAGTGATTGTTGCAAGATCTTTTTCAAGCTCTGCAATCATTTGCTGATATCCTCCTGCCTGGTCTACCGGTACAAATGGGTGTACACTCCCCCAATCTGCCCATGAAAGCGGCAACATTTCAGTAGCTGCGTTCAGTTTCATCGTACAAGATCCTAAAGAAATCATTGAGTGCGTTAATGATAAATCTTTTCTCTCAAGACGTTTGATATAACGCATCAATTCTGTTTCCGTATGGTATTTGTTGAATACTTCTTCTGTAAGAATCTGACCCTTTCTAAGGTTTTCTTCAGGAATACTGTATCCTTCTTTGATTTCTAATTTGAAAGTCTGCTTATCTTTGAACTGAGCGAAAGAAGCCATCAGATAGTTTAATTTCTCTAATGTAGTACTTTCGTTGATCGCAATACTTACAACCCCTTCTGTGAAGTAGTTAAGGTTAAGCCTGTGATCCTGCATCATTCTCATCAGTCTTCCTTTTTCTTCTTCAGGCATCGTGATTTTTACTGTATCAAAGATTGGCTCTTCTACTACCTGATATCCTAATGCTGCAAGACCTCCTTTTAAAGCATTTGCTTTAAAGTGGATTTGATCAGCAATATAGTTCAATCCTTTTGGACCATGGTAAACAGCATACATACCAGCCATTACTGCTAAAAGAACCTGAGCAGTACAGATATTGGAAGTTGCCTTCTCTCTCTTGATGTGCTGTTCTCTTGTCTGTAATGCCATTCTTAATGCACGCTTCCCATACATATCCTGAGAAACTCCAATGATCCTTCCAGGAATATCTCTCTTATATTCTTCTCTACAAGCAAAGAATGCTGCGTGAGGACCTCCGTATCCCAATGGAATACCAAATCTTTGTGAAGTTCCTACTGCACAGTCAGCACCCATTTCAGCCGGTGATTTCAATTTCACCAATGCCATTGGATCACAAGCTACAGCTACCTGAAGGTCTAATTTTTTATATTCTGCAATGTTCTCAGTATAATCCAGAACGATTCCGTTTTTACCAGGATATTGTAATAAAACACCATAATAAGATGCATCAAATGCATGGGTTTTATGGTCTCCTACAACAACTTCAATTCCTAATCCTTCCGCCTTGGTTTTCAACACAGAGATTGTTTGAGGCAATACAAGGTCAGAGATAAAGAATTTATTCGCTTCCCCTTTCTTCTGATCTTTAGTTCTGTTATTAAAGAACATGTGCATTGCTTCAGCAGCCGCAGTAGATTCATCCAATAAAGAAGCATTAGCAAGACCAAAACCTGTAAGATCACACACTACAGTCTGGAAATTAAGAAGAGCTTCTAATCTTCCTTGTGCAATTTCAGCCTGATACGGAGTATATGCAGTATACCAGCTAGGATTTTCAAAGATATTTCTCTGAATAGCTGATGGCAAAAGTGTATTGTGGTATCCGAAACCGATATAACTTGTATAATCAGTGTTTTTTGATGCCAAGTCCTTAGAGTGGTTTAGCATTTCGTATTCCGAAAGTGCATCTGAGATCTCAAGATCTTTTTCTAAACGGATAGAAGAAGGAATGGTCTGAGAAATTAACTCTTCAATACTAGAAACGCCAAGTTTTTCCAACATCGCCTGTTTATCGGCTTCATTTAGGGAAATGTGACGGCTCACAAACTGTTCTGTATTCATTTTTATTTATTAGATTTTGTTTGTAAAAAGATGGGTAAAATTACAATTTTTTACACGATTGTACAACAGCTAAAATTCCTGATAAGTCAAACAAATATCCATTCATTCCATCACCGTTCACGTTTAATAAACATCTGTTAAAATTTAACTTATTTAAAACAAAAAATACATTGATTTTATAAATATCAATCAACAATACTCAGTATTTATTGCTAATAAAAAAGAAATAATCAAGTTTAAAATACTACGATATTTTCAATTCAATTAAAAATATTATAAAAATCATTTTTCAAATAATTTTGTAGCTTCACTTCACATTAAAGAGAATAAAACTCAATAAAAAAATAAAAACACATCCATTTTCATTATCCATCAACAAAAAACTAATACCCCTAAAACAACAATATCTATGAGAGAATAATTAAAACCTACCAATAAAAGACACAATTCACGATGAAGAATGCGTATGCTAGATTTGTTCCCTTACTATTTTCAGCTTTGATCTCCTGTACAAAAGTTTCTGCTCAGGTTACCCTCATTACCCTCAAAAGGGAAAATCAGAGAGAATGGGATCTCTATACCAAAGGCCTTATACAAACTGATTTTATGCTTGACTTTCAGAATATGAAAGTTAAAGACGGCTTTATTGCCCACTCCATAGAAATTCCTCAACACAATAGCGTCAACACTAATTTCAGCATAAAACAGTCACAAATAGGCTTAGGGATAAAACAAAAAACAGAAAATGGTTTATCAGTTTATGCAGAGATCGACTTCTATGGACCAAAAGGAACTACTGCACCCCGCCTCAGACATGCATATCTCCAATGGAATAAATGGCTTATTGGGCAGACCTGGAGTAACTTTTCCGATCTCGAAATTGTTCCGGGTATATTTGATTTTGTTCCTCCTAATGGTATGATCTTTACCCGAAGAATCCAACTTCGCTATACAACTCCTCTTTCCGCAAAAGAAATTTTGTCGATATCCATGGAAGATCTCAATATTCCCAGCATCACCCTTCCTGCCGATTCTCTTGGCTGGAAAAAAAGAGCTATAATCCCTACAATTACAACCCTATACCGATATGGAAGTGAAAAGAGCTATATTAAAATTGGAGGTATTCTGACTCCTATCAGCTATGATACCAGATCTACTTTGCAGGACTCATATAAAACCAGGACCATAATGGGCTGGGGAGCTTTGGTTTCGGGCAAACTTTATCTTAACAACAATAATATTGTAAGTGTTCAAAGTTCTTTTGGAAAGGGTTTTGAGACGAATAACTCTAATTTAAACGAAGAAAAATATGATGCAGTACCTGATCCGAATAATGGAAATCGACTAAAAACATTACCAATGTTCAATCTTACTGGAGTTTATGAGCATTGGTGGAGTCCTAAATGGTACTCTACAGCTTTTATCAGCTATTCAAGCCTAGGAAATGAAGATTTTATTTCTAAAGATATGACAAAAAACTTTCAACATATTGGAATGAATATCGCTTTTCATCCTTATAAAAAAATGAGAATAGGTATAGAAGGCAGCTATGGAAGAAGGCATAATTTTGCCAACTTAGAGGCTCAGGCCTGGAGAATTCAATGGTCTACTTCAGTGAGTTTTTAGGGGGATTGAGAAGCAAAGCGCTAAGGCAAATATTCTATTCATCAGGTTTAAAGAATTTTATGAAATTTTATTAATTATATTTATTCTAAATTAATATATTTGCACCATGAATATGATTATCCCGTTTAAAGTTCCGCCTTTGGCTCCTGTATATGCATTCAACAATGAAGAAATGTTCTGTGAAAAGAAATCTTGCTGCAAGAAATTCAAGAAGGGGAAAAGATGTAAAAAGTGCCCAGGAAGGAAGAAAATGGCTTAAATAATTTCCCTTATCAGGAAATATAAAGCAACTGCCAAGATAATAACTCCCCAAAACAGCATAATAATTTTAGGCTGCCCCCTTTTATTCATCACTGTTCTAGGTTGTGGCTTAAACATTTCATCCACTGTGTTTTTGAATTTCTCAGTATCGTTTTCAAAAACCTCCGTGATCGTAATTCCCTGAACTACGGTTTTATGCAATAGAGAGTTTGTTGCATGAAGCAATAACTGGAATTTCCCGTCTTTAAATTCTGTGATCTTAAAGATCCTTTCTCCATAAGGTTTCTCAAGCCCAAAAGGTAAAACCTTCACAACATCAGCATTACTTGTCTGCCAGCTGATGATAATCTCCTCTCCTTTTTTCGCGTGAATTTTATTGGCTGTAAAAGTCTTTATTACAGGAGGAATATTATATCTGAAACTTCTTTGATGGCTTTCTAAATTCTGGTCATAAGACTTCCTTCTTGCAGAGTCACTCAATGTTTCATACGCTTCCTGAATTTCACGAAAACGGTCTGCAAAAAAATCATCATTATCATTTTTATCAGGATGATACTTTAGGGATAGCTTGCGATATGCTTTTTTGATGTCTTCATCTGAAGCATCCTGAGATATGCCGAGAAAATAGTAGTAGTCTTTCATTGAGCAATACAAAAATAAGGATTTATTTTTTTTTGCTTTGGGTTTATGGTAAAATAACCTCAACTTTAAAGTACCATCAGATTGTTGGAAAACGCAATGGTGCAAAGGAATTGACAAACGGTATGTTTTAAGGCGCAAAGTTTTTATCTGCAATAAAATTATATGCATCTTTAATTTGCGAAAAATATGCGTAATCATTTTCTAAAATTGATTTGGTTTCCCTATGCTTTTAACCAGTTACTTACCATAAATCCATTCTTTTGTAGGAATAATCCATGCATCAAGAGCTTTGAACAAAAATCCATGATTAAGTCCTGTATTAAGCTCAATCTCTTTATAATCTTTTATATTCGATCTGATGAATCGCTGCTCCTGAGATAAAGGA
Proteins encoded in this region:
- the gcvP gene encoding aminomethyl-transferring glycine dehydrogenase, giving the protein MNTEQFVSRHISLNEADKQAMLEKLGVSSIEELISQTIPSSIRLEKDLEISDALSEYEMLNHSKDLASKNTDYTSYIGFGYHNTLLPSAIQRNIFENPSWYTAYTPYQAEIAQGRLEALLNFQTVVCDLTGFGLANASLLDESTAAAEAMHMFFNNRTKDQKKGEANKFFISDLVLPQTISVLKTKAEGLGIEVVVGDHKTHAFDASYYGVLLQYPGKNGIVLDYTENIAEYKKLDLQVAVACDPMALVKLKSPAEMGADCAVGTSQRFGIPLGYGGPHAAFFACREEYKRDIPGRIIGVSQDMYGKRALRMALQTREQHIKREKATSNICTAQVLLAVMAGMYAVYHGPKGLNYIADQIHFKANALKGGLAALGYQVVEEPIFDTVKITMPEEEKGRLMRMMQDHRLNLNYFTEGVVSIAINESTTLEKLNYLMASFAQFKDKQTFKLEIKEGYSIPEENLRKGQILTEEVFNKYHTETELMRYIKRLERKDLSLTHSMISLGSCTMKLNAATEMLPLSWADWGSVHPFVPVDQAGGYQQMIAELEKDLATITGFAGTSLQPNSGAQGEYAGLMVIREYHISRGDHHRNVVLIPQSAHGTNPASAAMAGMKIVVVKNLENGEIDFEDLKAKTELHSANLSAVMITYPSTYGFFDANIKEITNLIHEHGGQVYMDGANMNAQVGFTSPGNIGADVCHLNLHKTFAIPHGGGGPGVGPICVAKHLVPFLPSNANIKIGTKEAIDGISAAPYGSGLILNISYAYIKMLGTDGLKKATGHAIMNANYLKEILAEHFPILYSNENGRVAHECIVDFRQFKSLGIEVADVAKRLMDYGFHAPTVSFPVAGTLMIEPTESESKSEIDRFAEALIAIKHEIDEIANGQADPVNNVLKNAPHTEQLVISDSWDKPYSREKAAYPLEWVRDHKFFASVSRVDEAYGDRNLVCTCEPIEAYM
- a CDS encoding DcaP family trimeric outer membrane transporter yields the protein MKNAYARFVPLLFSALISCTKVSAQVTLITLKRENQREWDLYTKGLIQTDFMLDFQNMKVKDGFIAHSIEIPQHNSVNTNFSIKQSQIGLGIKQKTENGLSVYAEIDFYGPKGTTAPRLRHAYLQWNKWLIGQTWSNFSDLEIVPGIFDFVPPNGMIFTRRIQLRYTTPLSAKEILSISMEDLNIPSITLPADSLGWKKRAIIPTITTLYRYGSEKSYIKIGGILTPISYDTRSTLQDSYKTRTIMGWGALVSGKLYLNNNNIVSVQSSFGKGFETNNSNLNEEKYDAVPDPNNGNRLKTLPMFNLTGVYEHWWSPKWYSTAFISYSSLGNEDFISKDMTKNFQHIGMNIAFHPYKKMRIGIEGSYGRRHNFANLEAQAWRIQWSTSVSF
- a CDS encoding J domain-containing protein, whose translation is MKDYYYFLGISQDASDEDIKKAYRKLSLKYHPDKNDNDDFFADRFREIQEAYETLSDSARRKSYDQNLESHQRSFRYNIPPVIKTFTANKIHAKKGEEIIISWQTSNADVVKVLPFGLEKPYGERIFKITEFKDGKFQLLLHATNSLLHKTVVQGITITEVFENDTEKFKNTVDEMFKPQPRTVMNKRGQPKIIMLFWGVIILAVALYFLIREII